In Bacillus sp. KH172YL63, one genomic interval encodes:
- a CDS encoding ReoY family proteolytic degradation factor, with amino-acid sequence MTTPVSVNEKKEFIRWFLNRYQLKRRECVWILNYLMSHDQLMKKVHFVEESQYCPRGLVMSTHCVEDVPFRFYKENIMTTDAEKSFHDIRLNKDEDIYIQLNFSKANSSYQFAAVLEENPFMPKYLLINEKDRIVAEQFLKNSLQSFQRDRLLKQIDQALDSGDETTFKKLTKELNSLT; translated from the coding sequence ATGACCACCCCTGTTTCTGTCAACGAGAAGAAAGAATTTATCCGCTGGTTTTTGAACCGTTATCAATTAAAAAGAAGAGAATGTGTATGGATATTGAATTATCTGATGAGTCATGACCAGTTAATGAAAAAGGTTCATTTTGTGGAAGAGTCGCAATATTGTCCGCGAGGTTTGGTGATGTCGACTCATTGTGTGGAAGATGTGCCATTCAGATTTTATAAAGAAAACATCATGACGACCGATGCTGAAAAGTCTTTCCATGATATCCGGCTGAACAAGGATGAAGACATCTATATACAGCTCAATTTCAGCAAGGCGAATTCCAGTTACCAATTTGCTGCTGTGCTTGAAGAAAATCCTTTCATGCCGAAATATTTATTAATCAATGAAAAGGACCGGATTGTCGCAGAGCAATTCTTAAAGAACAGCCTCCAATCGTTTCAACGTGACCGCTTGTTGAAGCAGATCGATCAAGCGCTGGATTCGGGGGATGAAACGACCTTCAAGAAATTGACGAAGGAATTGAATAGCTTAACGTGA
- a CDS encoding tetratricopeptide repeat protein, protein MSYAEQMLSSLEEGKLEDAKKHYNQVLKFGSHEEKYSLAEELHHLGFLEEAKELYENLLIYYPGEGELLIELGEVLVEMDLEEDAIDKLGEIDEEDPSYPRALLLLADLYQMQGLFEVSEQKLLQAKKLLPEEPVIDFGLGELYSETGRFLEAIRHYQTLIGKGTTEIGGTNVHQRLAEAYSVGGAFEEALTHYEKAIEDHLEINTLFGYAFTAYQAGFYEKAIEKFEAVRELDPEYHSVYLLLAQSYEREERLQESLETVQEGVKQDEFNKELNLFGGKISLKLGLETEAEAFLREALALDPGYLEAALVINKFFFTHDRFEDVLEIARMITVEGEEEPQINWDLAKAYEGLEQYNHALKQYRIAYTYFKNHQEFLIEYGQFLVEEGLRGEAVEVYKHLIEMDPSNDEWQDLIERLQD, encoded by the coding sequence ATGTCATACGCTGAACAAATGTTATCTTCCTTGGAGGAAGGAAAATTAGAAGATGCGAAGAAACACTATAATCAAGTGTTGAAATTCGGAAGCCACGAAGAAAAATATAGTTTGGCAGAAGAATTGCACCATTTGGGGTTCCTGGAAGAAGCCAAGGAACTGTATGAAAATCTCCTCATCTATTACCCGGGTGAGGGAGAGCTTTTGATTGAGCTTGGAGAAGTGCTAGTAGAGATGGACCTTGAAGAAGATGCCATCGACAAGCTCGGGGAAATCGATGAAGAAGACCCGAGTTATCCAAGGGCTTTATTACTATTGGCTGACCTGTACCAAATGCAGGGATTATTTGAAGTGAGTGAACAAAAGCTGCTGCAGGCGAAAAAGCTGTTGCCTGAAGAACCGGTCATTGATTTCGGGCTCGGGGAGTTATATTCCGAAACAGGCAGGTTCCTTGAGGCGATCAGACATTATCAAACACTGATTGGCAAAGGAACGACCGAAATCGGTGGTACGAATGTCCATCAGAGGCTGGCGGAAGCTTATAGTGTGGGTGGTGCATTTGAAGAAGCGCTCACCCATTACGAAAAAGCGATCGAGGACCACCTGGAAATCAATACACTGTTCGGATATGCTTTTACGGCTTATCAGGCAGGCTTCTATGAGAAGGCCATTGAAAAGTTTGAAGCGGTCAGGGAGCTCGACCCTGAATATCACTCTGTATATTTACTGTTGGCTCAATCATATGAACGGGAAGAGCGGCTTCAGGAAAGCCTGGAAACAGTTCAGGAGGGAGTCAAACAGGATGAGTTCAATAAGGAATTGAATTTATTCGGAGGGAAAATTTCCTTGAAACTTGGTCTGGAGACGGAAGCTGAAGCATTTCTCAGGGAAGCGCTGGCGCTTGATCCCGGGTATTTGGAAGCTGCACTTGTGATCAATAAATTTTTCTTTACCCATGACAGGTTTGAAGATGTATTGGAAATAGCCCGGATGATCACGGTTGAAGGGGAAGAAGAACCACAGATCAACTGGGATCTTGCAAAAGCATATGAGGGGCTTGAACAATATAATCATGCATTAAAACAATACCGTATTGCATATACTTATTTTAAGAATCATCAAGAGTTTTTAATAGAGTACGGACAATTTTTAGTAGAAGAAGGACTCAGGGGTGAAGCAGTAGAAGTATATAAACACCTGATTGAAATGGATCCTTCGAATGACGAATGGCAGGATTTGATTGAAAGATTACAAGACTGA
- the aroA gene encoding 3-phosphoshikimate 1-carboxyvinyltransferase, giving the protein MEETKRLINPKRGLKGKLEVPGDKSISHRSIMFGSIAEGKTVIHNFLMGEDCLSTISCFRKLGVDIDVSEDEVVVHGKGWDHLKEPKDILDVGNSGTTTRLIMGILAGRPFHSVLIGDDSIAKRPMNRVTIPLRQFGTNIDGRSEGNYTPLSVRGGNLKAIRYSLPVASAQVKSAILLAGLQAEGTTEIVEPEKTRNHTEKMIVEFGGSVEREGDTIKVKGGQVFKGTDIYVPGDISSAAFFMVAAAIVPGSSVRLKNVGLNETRIGIIEVMKKMGAAIEVIEHTKSGEPIGDIVVQSSELTGIEIGGELIPSLIDEIPVIALLASQANGKTVIKDAEELKVKETNRIDAVVKELGKLGADIEGTDDGMIIHGKTELHGGEVHSWGDHRIGMTLAVASLLTDSDVYLDGSEAVKISYPQFFDHIDLLLGNES; this is encoded by the coding sequence ATGGAAGAGACTAAAAGACTGATAAATCCTAAAAGAGGGCTGAAAGGTAAGCTTGAAGTGCCTGGAGATAAATCGATTTCCCATCGGTCCATCATGTTTGGTTCGATAGCGGAAGGGAAAACGGTCATTCATAATTTCCTGATGGGAGAAGATTGTCTGAGTACCATTTCCTGTTTTCGTAAGCTGGGTGTCGACATTGATGTATCAGAAGATGAAGTGGTCGTCCACGGAAAAGGCTGGGATCACTTAAAGGAACCGAAAGATATACTCGACGTAGGAAATTCAGGCACGACGACACGCTTGATTATGGGGATCTTGGCTGGCAGACCGTTTCACTCTGTCCTGATCGGGGACGATTCGATTGCAAAGCGGCCGATGAACAGAGTGACGATCCCGTTAAGACAGTTCGGCACGAACATTGATGGGCGATCAGAGGGCAACTACACGCCCCTGTCGGTCAGAGGGGGGAACCTGAAGGCCATACGCTATTCATTGCCTGTAGCAAGTGCACAGGTGAAATCAGCCATCCTCCTTGCAGGCCTGCAAGCTGAAGGAACGACTGAAATCGTCGAGCCGGAAAAGACAAGAAATCATACTGAGAAAATGATTGTCGAGTTCGGGGGTTCTGTAGAAAGAGAAGGCGATACAATCAAGGTGAAGGGTGGACAAGTATTTAAAGGCACAGACATTTATGTGCCTGGTGATATTTCATCTGCGGCCTTCTTTATGGTGGCGGCTGCCATCGTCCCCGGAAGCAGCGTCCGCTTGAAAAATGTCGGACTGAACGAAACGAGAATCGGGATTATCGAGGTCATGAAGAAGATGGGGGCCGCGATTGAGGTGATTGAGCACACCAAGTCAGGCGAACCGATTGGAGACATTGTGGTGCAATCATCAGAATTGACCGGGATCGAAATCGGCGGTGAGCTCATTCCCTCACTGATTGATGAAATTCCTGTCATTGCCCTGCTGGCCTCCCAGGCAAACGGCAAGACTGTTATCAAAGATGCAGAGGAGCTGAAAGTGAAGGAAACCAATCGCATCGATGCGGTCGTAAAGGAGCTCGGTAAACTAGGTGCAGACATAGAAGGGACGGATGACGGCATGATCATCCATGGAAAGACAGAACTGCACGGTGGAGAAGTCCACTCATGGGGAGATCACCGCATCGGGATGACGCTTGCCGTTGCGTCTCTATTGACCGACTCAGACGTTTATCTTGACGGTTCAGAGGCTGTGAAAATATCTTATCCTCAATTTTTTGATCATATTGATCTGCTGCTGGGGAATGAATCATAA